The Phycisphaeraceae bacterium genome window below encodes:
- a CDS encoding PLP-dependent transferase: protein MSDHTPSPHPELHLASRCIHGGQAPDPTTGAVMPPIYTSSTFVQESPGHHRGYEYSRSHNATRYAFERCVGALEGSTLPYGKDVTGGAFAFASGLAATATCLELMDSGATILCMDDVYGGTNRLLNRVRARSMGLKVVHADLTRPGAIESLAREHRPAMIWVETPTNPTLKVVDLEAVARAGREIGAITVCDNTFATPILQRPLEHGIDVVMHSTTKYIGGHSDTVGGALVTQRADLAERLRFMQNAIGSVMGPFDAYLGLRGLKTLYLRMKRHCESASALAEWMSRHPKVARVAYPGLPGHPQHAIAARQMRLDGQPAFGGMITIDLKGGLAESRRFLERVRLFALAESLGGVESLIEHPAIMTHASVPEAQRRELGISDTLVRLSVGIESVDDLRADLERAFDAV from the coding sequence ATGAGCGACCACACCCCTTCGCCTCACCCCGAACTTCATCTCGCCTCCCGTTGCATTCACGGCGGCCAGGCGCCCGACCCGACGACGGGTGCGGTGATGCCGCCGATCTACACCTCCAGCACCTTCGTGCAGGAAAGCCCCGGCCACCATCGCGGCTATGAGTACAGTCGAAGCCACAACGCCACGAGATACGCCTTCGAACGCTGCGTGGGTGCACTTGAGGGCTCAACGCTTCCCTACGGGAAGGATGTCACCGGCGGCGCCTTCGCCTTCGCGAGCGGCCTCGCGGCAACGGCGACCTGCCTCGAGCTGATGGACTCGGGCGCCACCATCCTCTGCATGGACGATGTCTATGGAGGGACCAATCGACTGCTGAATCGCGTGCGGGCTCGAAGCATGGGCCTGAAGGTGGTTCACGCCGATCTCACTCGGCCTGGCGCGATCGAGTCGCTCGCACGCGAGCATCGCCCCGCGATGATCTGGGTTGAAACACCGACGAATCCCACCCTCAAGGTGGTCGATCTTGAGGCCGTGGCGCGAGCAGGCCGCGAGATCGGTGCGATCACCGTCTGTGACAACACCTTTGCGACGCCCATTCTTCAGCGGCCGCTTGAGCATGGGATCGATGTCGTCATGCACTCGACGACCAAGTACATCGGCGGTCACAGCGACACGGTGGGCGGCGCCCTTGTCACCCAGCGGGCCGACCTCGCCGAGCGCCTTCGCTTCATGCAGAATGCGATCGGCTCGGTCATGGGCCCCTTCGACGCCTATCTCGGTCTGCGCGGCTTGAAGACCCTCTACCTGCGCATGAAGCGCCACTGCGAGAGCGCCAGCGCTCTCGCCGAGTGGATGAGCCGTCACCCGAAGGTGGCGCGGGTTGCCTACCCGGGACTGCCGGGGCATCCCCAGCACGCCATCGCCGCGCGGCAGATGCGCCTCGATGGCCAGCCCGCCTTCGGCGGCATGATCACGATCGATCTGAAGGGCGGCCTCGCCGAGAGCCGGCGTTTCCTCGAGCGCGTGCGTCTCTTCGCTCTCGCCGAGAGCCTCGGCGGCGTCGAGAGCCTGATCGAACACCCGGCGATCATGACGCACGCCAGCGTCCCCGAGGCGCAGCGGCGCGAGTTGGGAATCAGCGACACGCTGGTCCGTCTCTCGGTGGGCATCGAGTCGGTCGATGACCTCCGTGC